The segment TCAAACCACGCAAAAGCCCTTGGCGTCAAAGCCGGCATGAAGGGACATGAAGCACTTGAAATGATGTTCTGAGAACATCTTATTTTTACATGTTATACGCATTTGAACTGTCAGGCGAGCATGAAGACCTGCCACGAGCAGAAGTTCTTGCCTGCCTTGACCTTGTAGAACTTGAATATGAAGAGAGTGACTACTTTGACCAGTGTCTTGTTGTGGACATTGAAGGCGACCCACAGGAAGTGAGAAAGAAACTCGATTACGTCGCCGAACGTGTTGCAATGGCACACCACATACTGAAGGTCATTGAGGTCTGCCCTGCTGATGTAGATACTATTCTTGAGGTCGCTGAAAAGGCTGATGTATCCGATCACATAAATCAGGATCAGAAATATGTAGTACGTGCAAAGCGCATCAAGCACAATTCCACCATCGTCTGTGCGGACATGGAAAGAAGTGTTGGCGGTGCCATCTACAGGAAAGGCTTCAATGCGAACCTGAAAGAACCCGATGTAGAGTTCAGGCTTATCCTTTCCGAAAAATGCGTCTTTGGTTCTGTCATCGCATCTGTGGACCGCAGTGCCTATGAAGCACGTGCGCCCCACAAAAAGCCATTCTTCTACCCCGGCGTGCTCCGACCTCGCGTGGCGCGTGCACTTGTGAACATGGCCATGGTCAAAGAAAAGGACGTTGTGTTCGACCCTTTCTGTGGCACTGCCGGAATACTTGTGGAAGCGGGTCTTGTCGGTGCTAAAGTTATAGGACTGGAGGTTCGCTACAAGATCGCTGTCGGCGCACACATGAACCTGCAGCATTTCAATACCGACCACACCATGATCCTTGGAGATGCCTGCAGAGTGCCTCTTGTGGACGCATCGGTCGATGCTGTCATCGCAGACCCGCCTTACGGGCGCTCAGCAAGGATCGAGGCAGAATCACTTCACCATCTCTACGATGTATCTTTTGCTGAGATGTACCGGGTACT is part of the Methanococcoides orientis genome and harbors:
- a CDS encoding TRM11 family SAM-dependent methyltransferase: MLYAFELSGEHEDLPRAEVLACLDLVELEYEESDYFDQCLVVDIEGDPQEVRKKLDYVAERVAMAHHILKVIEVCPADVDTILEVAEKADVSDHINQDQKYVVRAKRIKHNSTIVCADMERSVGGAIYRKGFNANLKEPDVEFRLILSEKCVFGSVIASVDRSAYEARAPHKKPFFYPGVLRPRVARALVNMAMVKEKDVVFDPFCGTAGILVEAGLVGAKVIGLEVRYKIAVGAHMNLQHFNTDHTMILGDACRVPLVDASVDAVIADPPYGRSARIEAESLHHLYDVSFAEMYRVLKPGGTTIIVSEIDIAEFVEDAGFVTKAQYLQRVHKSLTRKITVLQKPE